GAGGACGCGCTATTCTCGACGCACTTTCTTCAGCCCTGTTCACCCTGGTATTGCGCTCGGCGAGCGAAGCCGAGAAAGCACCCGAAGGCCTCTTGGCCCTCGCCGGTCATCCGCGACTGGCTCCAGCCATTGCGGCGATGTTTGCCGATCCAGCGCGGTCCTGGAAACTGCCTGATCTGGCGGAGATGTGCGGCATGTCGCGCGCTACGTTCATGAGGCACTTTCAAGACAGGCTAGGTTGCTCCGCCCTCGACCTGTTGACCGATCTCCGCATGAGCCTGGCCGCCAACGAGTTGAAAAAACCTGCCATCAGCACCGAGGCTGTGGCCGAGACAGTTGGGTATCAATCCGTTTCGGCATTCCGGCGTGTATTTGCCGAGAGAATGGGGATGACACCGGGGGAGTGGCGCCGAGTGGCGCACAAGGATGAATAGACCTGCGACTTGGGTCGGACGCGCGCCAGTTTGATCCTTTCGCGCATCGAATCGAGCTGATTCAGTCTCGAAGTTTCCACGACCAACCGTAAATTGGGCTCCGTCATCACTTGATGAAGGAGCCACCTAATGAACTGCACCACCACAGTCGCCGCCGATCCCGCAACCAGCGCAACCACTGAGATCTTCCCGCAGGCCAAGACGAGCGGAAATACTCCCGCATCCCGACCTTCCCATTCGCTCGCCCAGCCGATGCCGACGAACGTCGTCATTGAAACCATTCTGAGCCGCAGTGCCGCCAAGTACTACGACCCTACCGCCATTCTGCGCGACGATCAGATCCGCGAGTTGGTGCGGATCGGCACGTCCGCGCCGACATCCTTCCACCTGCAGAACTGGCGGTTCATCGCCGTCCGTACGCCCGAGGCCAAGGCTCGGCTCCATCCGATTGCCTGGAAGCAGCCCGCGATCCTCGACGCTGCCGTTACCTTTATCATCATCGGGCAACTGGCCGATGCCAGCACCGTTCCCGATCGTCTGGCGCCTGTCGTGGAAGCCGGAATCATGCCGGCGCACCTAGTGCCGGATTGGGAAATCCCTGCGCGCGGACTGTATGACGATCAGCCCCAGCGGCAGCGCGATGAGGCGGTACGCTCCGCGACCTTCGGCGCCGCGGCGATCATCTATGCGGCTCGCTCTTTGGATTTGGGTTCGACGCCGATGATCGGCTTCGACGCCGAAGCCGTGCACCGCGAGTTCGGTCTGGCCGAAGACGAAGTGCCGGTCATGCTGCTGACCGTCGGGCCGGAGCGAGCAGGCAACTGGCCGCAGAAGCCCCGCATGCCGGTGGCTGACGTGCTCGACTTCGCATAGTTCCAAATCAACTCGAGAACCTATGGAGACTACGATGGCAAGGACTGTTGCCCTGAAGCAAGAACAGGTGCCGGTTGAATCGAAATCGACCCTTGATGCGTTCACCAAGAACATCGGGTTCACCCCAAATATGATGGCGGCCTTCGCGCAGAGCCCAATCGCATTCAACTCCTGGGCCACTCTGCTCGGCTCCCTGAGCAAAGCGCTCGACGTGAAGACACGCGACAGTATCGGACTCGCGGTCTCCGAGGTGAATGGTTGCAACTATTGCCTGACGGTTCACAGCTTCACAGCCGAACGCATGGCGAAGCTATCGGCCGATGACATCATTCTTGCCCGAAAGGGCCATGCCAACGACCCGAAGCGGGACGCCGCCGTCCAGTTCGCACGCAAAGTCATCGGGACGCGCGGGCACGTCAGCGATGCCGATCTGAAAGCGGTCCGCGAGGTCGGCTACACCGATGCGAACATCATCGAGATCGTAGCATTGGTGGCCATGTACTCGCTGACGAACTTCTTCAACAACGTTTTCGATCACGAGAAGGACTTTCCGGCCGTCGCCCCGGCCGGCTCGATCTGAACTTGGTCGCGTCGCAATCTCACGAAGCAATTGGAATCGATCGCATGAACATCCTCCATATTGATTGCAGTCCGCGTCAGGATTCGCATAGCCGCCAGCTTTCGGCGGCGATCGTCGAAGAGCTTCTCGAGGTTGCGCCCGGGGCGAGCATCACTCGGCGTGATTTGGGGACTGAACCCTTGCCTCACGCCGTGGCGGATTACGCGGTCACGCTGTCTTCGCTGGCCACGTTGGCGGCTCCGCTGAAGGGTGCTCTGGACGTTTCCGAAGCGCTTATTCAGGAAGTCGAGGCGGCCGATGTGATCGTCATGGGAACGCCGATGCACAACTTCACCATTCCCTCGGTCCTCAAGGCCTGGATCGATCAAATTCTGCGCGTCGGTCGCACGATGAAGTCGACGCCGTCCGGAAAGGTGGGAATGCTCCGGGATCGTCCGGTTTTCATCGGCGTCGCTTCCGGTGCCGTCTTTTCTGGCGAGCGAGCCAATCAGCCGGATTTCCTCACGCCGTACCTGACGCTGGCGCTGAACTCCATTGGGCTGAAAACCCTGCAATTCCTCCCGGTACAGGCCACTGCGTTTCTTGACGGGGACAAGGCCACCTCAGCGAGGGACAACGCTCTTGCCGCCATCGACCTTACGCTCATGGGAGAGCTTCGAGGCGTCCTCGAGCGGCCTGCAGTGCTCTCGTGATGCCCTCCTGCTCTGGGGACGGTCGCACCAGCAGCATTCAAGAGCGCGCCTCTTGGTACGCTCGCATCATAACCCGCCGGCCTCCGCCGGACTATGAACACGAGGTCTTTCGATGATTTTACCTGCCGGTACGCTTCCCCAGGTCGGCGACAGGATCACCGACAAATCAGCACCGCCCGATGACAGCGCCGTACGCAAATGGCTCGGACCAGATGCGTTCGCGCATTGGGCTGAGCTGCGGAACTGGATCGACGAATTCTACCCTGGAATTTTCGCGCCGGACTGGCTCTACGGTGGCAAGAACCGCGGTTGGTCTCTGCGCTACAAGAAAACCAAGGCGTTCTGCACCTTGGCGCCGGAATACCGAAGGTTTTCGGCTGTGGTGGTGATGGGTGGCGCGGAACGAGAGAAGTTTGAGGAGCGGCGCTATGTCTGGCGGCCGCAATTGGTCAAGCTCTACGATGAAGCCAAAACATACATCGACGGGAAATGGCTGACGGTTGCTATCTCATCGGCAGATGATCTGCATGATGTGACGAAGCTTCTGACTATGAAGCGCCCGCCAGATGTATCGTCGGCATCACACAGCAATTCAACATCACGGTCGTCGCGGAAGGCGTCGAACCGATAGCTAACTGCGTGAAAGATCTAAAAGACTTGATCAGCTTCTTCTTGCCGTCAATCGATGTCCCGACCGAGGTAACATCTGCAACGAAGACGGCGGAACGGTCGATCTTGTCGAAGATGGTACGGGCGAGATCGGGGCTGCCCGAGACACCTTGCCGATCATGGTCCAGGTGAATGCCTTCGCACGTCTCGGCGGCCGTGGGCTCCTCAACATCGCGCGCCTGCTTTAGCTCCTCAATGACGAGCTTTAGCGCGTCGCGCACGAAGTGGCGGCCAATCCTACCCGGCGTATCGGACTGCCAAGACCAGAAGATTTTCATTTGGCAGCTCTCTTAGCCCATTTGGAGCTGAAATTTGGGCTGAATTTACACACTCTCTGACACACTCACCTGCAGCGCTGAGTTTCATGGCGTAATATCAGATAGTTACCTTAGCCATACGGGACACAGGGCGCTCTCATTAATCGCCTAGTCGGACGAGGGCTATGGCGCGGGGGATAGCACGCCAACACAATTGTAAGCACGCCGCGCTGTCTTTTTCTACGATTTGCCTGCTGGGGCCGTTTCAAGCGTGGCTGGTGATTGGCATCATCGGCCGTCGCCAGACGAGCAAAATGCTCGATCCGATTCCTATAGCTCCCGTTGACCCTTTGCGATGGTACGTTCTGCCATAATTCCAGCAGGTTCTTGGCCGCGTCGTATGCCAGCCGCAATCGCAGCCGGGTATTGCGGCGAACAACTGTAGAGGCCTTTCTCAAACGAGTCGGTAAGGAGTATCCTCGACCACGTGTGAAAGAAGGGAGGCGTCAGCTGTGGTTGAGAGACGATCTGGACCGAGCTATCGCCCCGGACATAGTGCCGGGCGACCTCGCCGAGGATTTGTGACGTTGGAGCGGCCGCTTCCACGCTTTGTGGAGGTGCGTCGGCTTGCCCGCGGTTCGGTCGCATTCTATTTCCGGACCGCAAACTCGGCTGCGAGATGGCAAATGAGCCACTTGGGACGAGCTACGAAACTGCATGCGGCGACGACGGAAAAGGCGGACGCGCCGCCACACTCAATGCCTTGTTCGATGAATGGAACAACTAGCGCAGAGGCCAGCCGGGTGAGCAGGGAAAGATCGCGCGCTATGGCACGATCGATTGGCTGTTCCGACAATACAAGACGGAGAAGGCGTATACTGAGAAGGTCTCAGCTCGGTCGCGCCCCGACTACGAACGGATCATGCAAATGATCTGCGACACCGTCGGTAAGAGCGGACGGCGGATCGGCGAACGGCAGATCATGGAAGTTACGCCACGAGCCGCCGATAAGATCTACGACAAAATCATCAACGGCCCGAACGGCATCAGACTGCGGCAGGGAGAAAAGGTGGTTGGGCTCTGCCGAAAGGTATGGCGGATCATGCGTCGGCTACACCCGGAGCTGTTCGATAAGAAGCACCCGAACCCATGGGACGATTTCACCCTCAAGAGCCGCACCAAGACCAAGAAGCACGCGGTCACTCGAGAAGAGGTCTATAAATTTGCATGGGGCTGCATCAAAGAAGGGCGGCCTGAACCAGCGGCCGTCGCGGTGATCTGCTTTGAATGGCT
This is a stretch of genomic DNA from Bradyrhizobium sp. CB2312. It encodes these proteins:
- a CDS encoding nitroreductase family protein; the encoded protein is MPTNVVIETILSRSAAKYYDPTAILRDDQIRELVRIGTSAPTSFHLQNWRFIAVRTPEAKARLHPIAWKQPAILDAAVTFIIIGQLADASTVPDRLAPVVEAGIMPAHLVPDWEIPARGLYDDQPQRQRDEAVRSATFGAAAIIYAARSLDLGSTPMIGFDAEAVHREFGLAEDEVPVMLLTVGPERAGNWPQKPRMPVADVLDFA
- a CDS encoding peroxidase-related enzyme (This protein belongs to a clade of uncharacterized proteins related to peroxidases such as the alkylhydroperoxidase AhpD.) encodes the protein MARTVALKQEQVPVESKSTLDAFTKNIGFTPNMMAAFAQSPIAFNSWATLLGSLSKALDVKTRDSIGLAVSEVNGCNYCLTVHSFTAERMAKLSADDIILARKGHANDPKRDAAVQFARKVIGTRGHVSDADLKAVREVGYTDANIIEIVALVAMYSLTNFFNNVFDHEKDFPAVAPAGSI
- a CDS encoding NAD(P)H-dependent oxidoreductase, with protein sequence MNILHIDCSPRQDSHSRQLSAAIVEELLEVAPGASITRRDLGTEPLPHAVADYAVTLSSLATLAAPLKGALDVSEALIQEVEAADVIVMGTPMHNFTIPSVLKAWIDQILRVGRTMKSTPSGKVGMLRDRPVFIGVASGAVFSGERANQPDFLTPYLTLALNSIGLKTLQFLPVQATAFLDGDKATSARDNALAAIDLTLMGELRGVLERPAVLS
- a CDS encoding DUF3788 domain-containing protein, which encodes MILPAGTLPQVGDRITDKSAPPDDSAVRKWLGPDAFAHWAELRNWIDEFYPGIFAPDWLYGGKNRGWSLRYKKTKAFCTLAPEYRRFSAVVVMGGAEREKFEERRYVWRPQLVKLYDEAKTYIDGKWLTVAISSADDLHDVTKLLTMKRPPDVSSASHSNSTSRSSRKASNR